The stretch of DNA GAATAGCTTCCGGCTCTCCGATCATCATTCTGGCCAGTGCCACTCTCTGCTGCTGTCCGCCGGAAAGCTGTGAGGGCAGGCGCTTCTCCAGCCCCTCCAGATGATATCGCCGAATCAGATCTGCCACCTTTTCCCTGGCGGAGGCTTTTTCCCCACGATAACCACAGCGGATGTTCTGTTCCACTGTCATGGTTGGGAACAAAGCATAATTCTGAAACAGATATCCGATCCGTCGCTTCTGCGGTTTCAAATTGATCCCCTTTTCAGAATCAAATACTGTTTTTCCATTGATGATGATTCTTCCCTTATCCGGTGTTTCGATCCCTGCAATACAGCGTAAGGTCATGCTTTTTCCGCTGCCGGAAGCGCCAAGAAGCCCAATGGATGCCGAACTGCCTTCAAAATCCACCTTCAGGGAAAAATCACGGAAGTTTTTTTCGATATTTACTTTGACTGCCATCAGATCCACCTTCTTGTCTTCATTCCTCTTCCGGATACGATATTGATCAATGCCACGATCACAAAGGAGATCAGCACGATCACAATGACCCAGAATCCTGCAGTTCCGTAATTTCCGGCTGCTGTCTCTGATGCAATCGCAACAGAAACTGTTCTGGTTTTTCCAAGGATATTTCCGGCAAGCATGGAGGTTGCGCCATATTCTCCGATCGCGCGTGCAAATGCCAGCACTGTTCCGGATGCAATCCCCGGTCCTGCCGCCGGCATGACTACTCGCCAGAATATCCGGCTGTCGCTCATCCCCAGAGTCTGACCTGCATGGATAAGATTTATATCCACCTGTTCAAAAGCAGCCCGTGCATTGCGGTACATCAGCGGAAATGCGATCACTGCCGCTGCAATCACACAGCCCTTCCAGGTCTGCACGATCTTAATATCAAAATTATCCAGAAGAAAGCTTCCGAAGGGCCTTTTCAGGCTGAAGATCAGAAGCAGAAAAAATCCAGCCACTGTAGGAGGAAGTACCAGCGGAAGAGTAAGGATCCCGTCCAGTACTGCTCTGGCTCCCGGCTTCAGTTTCATAATCTTTCGGGCACAGAATATTCCCAGAAAAAAAGCGATCACTGTCGCTGCCAGACCTGTTTTTAAGGAAATCCACAGAGGACTCCAGTTTATTTCGCTCAAAAATTCTGCCATATTTCATTCCTGCGTCAGCATTTACTGTGTTTCAGTATTTACTGCCGATTTTCTACATCATACTCATTTGGATGTGCTGTCTGCGGAAGCTGTGCTGTCCTCAGCCTCATATGCTGTAAATCCATAGTCCTCAAAGACCTTGATCGCTGCGTCAGACTCTACATAATCAAGAAAAGCCTCTGCTGCCTTGGTATCGTCTTCAGATGCTTCCTTGTCCTCGATAAGTCCCACAGGATAAAGAACCGGCGTCTTAAGGCTGTCTGCCGGCGCCTCTGCGATGATATCTACTTTATCAGTAACAGATGCAGCATCTGTCGCATATACAACACCAACCTCATTACTTCTTTCACTGACTGCTGCAAGTACATCCGTTACATTCTTGCACTCGTTGATCTCCATTTTGTTTACATCGTCCATGATTCCAAGATTGCTAAAGATCTCACGGGAGTACTGTCCCACCGGAACATCCTCTCCTGCAAGCGCCATATTCTCAGCGTCTGTGATATTCTCGAATCCTGTTACCTTTGTCTCTCCGTCCTTTGGTTTGATCAGAACGACTTTGTTCTCAAGAAGATCCTTAACGGTGTCTTCCTTTGTCAGTTTTTCCTCTGTGAGGGCATCCATCTGTTTATCTGCTGCTGAAAAGAAAAGATCACAGCGTGCACCTTCCTCGATCTGTGTCTGCAGTGTACCTGAACTGTCTGCACTGTAATAGATCGTTACATTCGGATAAAGCTCATTGAAATCCTTCTGGATCTCCTCCATGGAATTGCTGAGGCTGGCAGCAATAAATGCATAAACCTCTCCCTTCAGGTTCTCATCACCTTTCACTTCTGTGTCTGCCGCAAAAACAGTTCCGGTCATAAGGCCTGTTGTTAAAATTCCCGCGGTAAGGGCTGCTAAGATTTTTTTCTTCATCTTTTGTTCCTCTACTTTTCCGTTTCATTCAGTTTTGTTTAGTTTTGAATGGTTTTGTTTAATTTTACCGAAAGGAAAGTTTCTTGTCAAGCTATAAGGCATTGCTGTTTTTCTCTACAAGTGCTATCATAAATACATAGTTGACAAGCCAGGCGGATGTTCACGATCCGCTTCGTTTCTTATCATGAGTGGCTTACAGCACTCCTGATACAGACAAATCCCACACAAGGTTCATTGCTCTGCACAACGGAAGCAGAGAATTTGCCTGATCCGGTTCATTCAATATTCAAGAAAGGGAGAATTACTTATGAAACTCAGTGCACGTAATCAGTTAAAAGGAAAAATCATCAACATCAACCAGGGAGCTGTAAATTCCATCGTTTCTATCGATATCGGTGGTGGAAATATCATCACTGCTACCATCTCCTGTGCGGCGGTGGAAGAACTTGGACTGAAAGTAGGCTCTGATGCTTACGCAGTCATCAAAGCAACCAATGTTATGGTAGGTATCGATGAATAAGGTTTACACAGCTCAGGAAGTGGCAGATAAGCTGAAAATCAAAAAGTCAACGGTATATGACCTGATCAAGCGGGGAGAGCTCCCATCCTCCAAAGTCGGCAAACAGCTGCGGGTCAGCGAGGAACAGTTGTCTCAGTATCTTAATAGTCCGGAATATTCTCCCCTTTCTGTTCAGTCTCACAATTATCAGCCGGAAAGTTCTCTTCTGAAAAGAGATTATCTTCTGCATTCCAGTGGACTGATCATCAGCGGGCAGGCTTCTCCGGCTCTGGATCTTCTCCTGAATCAGCTTCCCACA from Blautia sp. SC05B48 encodes:
- the modB gene encoding molybdate ABC transporter permease subunit; this translates as MAEFLSEINWSPLWISLKTGLAATVIAFFLGIFCARKIMKLKPGARAVLDGILTLPLVLPPTVAGFFLLLIFSLKRPFGSFLLDNFDIKIVQTWKGCVIAAAVIAFPLMYRNARAAFEQVDINLIHAGQTLGMSDSRIFWRVVMPAAGPGIASGTVLAFARAIGEYGATSMLAGNILGKTRTVSVAIASETAAGNYGTAGFWVIVIVLISFVIVALINIVSGRGMKTRRWI
- the modA gene encoding molybdate ABC transporter substrate-binding protein, translated to MKKKILAALTAGILTTGLMTGTVFAADTEVKGDENLKGEVYAFIAASLSNSMEEIQKDFNELYPNVTIYYSADSSGTLQTQIEEGARCDLFFSAADKQMDALTEEKLTKEDTVKDLLENKVVLIKPKDGETKVTGFENITDAENMALAGEDVPVGQYSREIFSNLGIMDDVNKMEINECKNVTDVLAAVSERSNEVGVVYATDAASVTDKVDIIAEAPADSLKTPVLYPVGLIEDKEASEDDTKAAEAFLDYVESDAAIKVFEDYGFTAYEAEDSTASADSTSK
- a CDS encoding TOBE domain-containing protein: MKLSARNQLKGKIININQGAVNSIVSIDIGGGNIITATISCAAVEELGLKVGSDAYAVIKATNVMVGIDE